A stretch of the Theileria equi strain WA chromosome 1, complete sequence genome encodes the following:
- a CDS encoding signal peptide-containing protein (encoded by transcript BEWA_028740A), with translation MRTVAFFSIFGFIKLCSAGWPCCLRGLRRYDVNYPYYGEEMETTSNDTTQEAPDTAESAIPGPSGVAPQNVATGGAETHTAPLPKAPSEDKMTPQLIDIDINYPEESILTTREHRVYGLRHKAFVPNSDVVISSVSENERHLWKAVEGEKCTIVELFEGKYILLGIAIEADGSTRPMFFENLNGEWKRISDECFYEKSEAMVTVPEEAPPQSLPAPPALRYFPMTDGGVTLLHYKTDKRRWGKIKDVSDGLVDVPVSTSVKVPKVIEGPDGAKPSIPSTPSNDAITAGAEAAKGTRTTKDKTTGSGI, from the coding sequence ATGAGGACTGTCGCATTCTTTTCTATATTTGGCTTCATCAAGCTCTGCAGCGCTGGTTGGCCGTGCTGTTTAAGAGGTTTAAGACGCTATGATGTAAACTACCCTTATTATGGAGAGGAAATGGAAACAACCAGCAATGATACTACCCAAGAGGCTCCTGATACAGCAGAGTCAGCTATTCCAGGGCCCTCTGGTGTAGCTCCTCAGAATGTTGCCACTGGCGGGGCAGAGACTCATACTGCTCCTCTTCCTAAAGCCCCCTCTGAAGATAAAATGACACCTCAACTCATTGATATAGACATAAACTATCCTGAAGAATCCATTTTAACTACAAGGGAGCACCGGGTTTATGGATTAAGACACAAGGCATTTGTCCCAAATTCTGATGTTGTCATAAGCTCGGTATCAGAAAATGAAAGGCATCTTTGGAAGGCTGTTGAGGGTGAAAAGTGTACCATAGTCGAACTATTTGAGGgaaaatatattctccTTGGAATTGCCATAGAGGCTGATGGATCCACGAGACCCATGTTTTTTGAGAATCTAAAcggagaatggaagaggATAAGCGATGAGTGCTTTTATGAAAAATCTGAAGCAATGGTAACTGTACCAGAGGAGGCTCCACCCCAATCTCTACCAGCACCTCCTGCTCTTCGGTACTTTCCCATGACTGATGGAGGAGTTACTCTTTTACATTACAAAACGGACAAGAGGAGATGGGGAAAGATTAAAGATGTTTCAGATGGTCTTGTGGATGTTCCAGTGTCTACAAGTGTCAAGGTTCCCAAGGTGATTGAGGGGCCAGATGGAGCAAAACCCAGCATTCCATCAACACCCTCTAATGATGCAATAACAGCAGGCGCTGAGGCTGCAAAAGGTACACGTACTACAAAGGATAAAACCACCGGGTCTGGAATATGA
- a CDS encoding hypothetical protein (encoded by transcript BEWA_028750A) has protein sequence MIIPGDPRVMSRYVLAWLKNDKSKYVRVISRYRTCGNFFTNIQEFIKRPSDTSYSHVARTPLLLNVLSQETDEYINVVDVVGDEYYSPGVREFTVQSEKMDEVIIGEVRYGRYIINSRVEDLIFRKVTLEGGSYNPRITITSRYNDGMDITTSYIYISGETNKFYLWEDRRKMIALLE, from the coding sequence ATGATAATCCCGGGAGATCCAAGAGTTATGAGTAGATACGTTCTAGCATGGCTGAAAAACGACAAGTCCAAATACGTTAGGGTGATTAGCAGGTATAGGACATGCGGCAATTTCTTTACCAACATTCAagaatttataaagaggCCATCCGATACGTCTTATTCCCATGTTGCCAGGACGCCGCTGTTACTTAATGTATTGAGCCAGGAGACTGACGAGTATATCAACGTAGTTGACGTTGTTGGCGACGAATATTATTCCCCAGGGGTTAGAGAATTTACCGTTCAGAGTGAAAAAATGGACGAGGTAATAATCGGAGAAGTACGATACGGCAGGTACATTATCAACAGCAGAGTAGAGGATCTCATCTTCAGAAAGGTCACGCTGGAAGGCGGATCATACAATCCTCGCATAACAATAACGTCACGCTACAATGATGGAATGGATATTACAACTTCctacatttacattagCGGTGAAACAAACAAGTTTTATCTTTGGGAAGATAGGAGGAAAATGATCGCTCTGTTAGAATGA
- a CDS encoding myosin A, putative (encoded by transcript BEWA_028760A), which translates to MASSQKENIQTANALKRRSTNLNAFDISGKILSGLYVWTDLAPSVKEDPTLMFAKCLVHPGSTKDVFICSQVEPPSDDSTFEVPAANVWNTNCQIDPMTYGDIGMLPQTSIPCVLDYLRHRYMKNQIYSTADPLMVAINPYKDLGNATDEVIRKYINAPDLLKMPPHVFYTARKALENLYDYKFSQTIIVSGESGTGKTQSTTQMLRFFASTKSDPSSKGLDLRIQTAVMAANPVLEAFGNAKTIRNNNSSRFGRFMQLDVAPSGGIRYGSVVTFLLEKSRIVTQDENERSYHIFYQFLKGASQDTKRRYKLLPLSEYKYLNPKCYDVATIDDVKDYNLVCESLKNMGLSESEIDTVWSLLSGVLLMGNVEFVAESRDGIDDAAKISNMSTFKDACDLLFINSDDLERELTSKVTHAGGSEIVSPRRVADAEVLKCSLSKGVYEKVFVWLVRSLNETIEPPESFDRFIGLLDIFGFEVFKNNSLEQLFINITNEMLQTNFINIVFKREAALYAEEGIASPSLEYESNVAIIDLLCSKNRSVLSILEDQCLAPGGADSKIVSTCNSSFSEHAKYKQCKVAGDSNFTIVHTIGPIQYCSSGFILKNKDVLTGELITLVNESSNPVVSTLFANVPIVSGKLAKGMLIGSQFMSQLDSLMTLINSTDSHFIRCITPNEQMKPLTWNSVKVLIQLHALSVIEALQLRKLGYSYRRDFKDFVDQYRFLSLAVSNDKSLDDKTKAQKLIETTGLESSAYKLGKTKMFLTQRAANDLTNMQREKLAVWGPLVDALEALMNRWKSEEGLKGTMKDIVRLQAHLRKLVVGARVTPKAQEVFTRA; encoded by the exons ATGGCAAGCTCTCAAAAGGAAAATATCCAAACCGCCAACGCCCTCAAACGGCGCAGCACGAATCTCAACGCTTTTGATATCTCCGGAAAAATCCTCTCG GGACTCTATGTCTGGACAGATTTGGCTCCTTCCGTCAAGGAGGACCCGACTTTGATGTTTGCCAAGTGTCTTGTACACCCGGGATCAACAAAGGATGTCTTTATATGTAGTCAGGTTGAACCTCCTTCCGATGATTCAACTTTTGAGGTTCCAGCTGCAAATGTTTGGAATACCAACTGTCAGATTGATCCAATGACATATGGTGACATTGGTATGCTTCCTCAGACGAGCATTCCTTGTGTTTTGGACTATCTTCGTCACAGGTACATGAAGAACCAGATATACAGTACAGCTGATCCACTCATGGTTGCAATTAATCCATACAAGGATTTGGGCAATGCTACAGATGAGGTTATTAGAAAGTATATTAACGCTCCGGATTTGTTGAAGATGCCTCCTCACGTTTTCTACACTGCAAGGAAGGCATTGGAAAATCTCTATGATTACAAATTCTCTCAGACCATCATCGTGTCTGGCGAATCTGGAACTGGTAAAACGCAGTCTACTACCCAAATGTTGAGGTTTTTTGCATCTACAAAATCTGATCCCTCTAGCAAGGGACTTGATCTCAGGATCCAAACAGCTGTTATGGCTGCTAATCCTGTTCTTGAGGCTTTTGGTAATGCCAAGACCATTAGGAATAACAATTCGTCCAGATTTGGAAGGTTCATGCAGCTTGATGTCGCACCAAGTGGTGGTATCCGTTACGGTTCTGTGGTTACATTTTTGTTGGAAAAGTCTCGTATTGTTACTCAGGATGAGAATGAGAGATCATATCATATCTTTTACCAGTTTTTAAAGGGGGCATCTCAAGACACCAAAAGAAGGTACAAGCTTTTGCCTCTCTCTGAGTACAAGTATCTCAACCCAAAATGTTACGATGTTGCCACAATTGACGACGTAAAGGACTACAACCTTGTCTGTGAATCTCTCAAGAATATGGGACTTTCTGAGAGTGAAATTGACACTGTATGGTCTCTTTTGTCTGGTGTCCTGCTCATGGGAAATGTTGAATTTGTTGCAGAGTCCAGAGATGGTATTGATGATGCTGCCAAGATTTCCAACATGTCAACCTTCAAGGATGCATGCGATCTCCTCTTTATAAACAGCGACGATCTTGAGAGGGAATTAACATCAAAGGTTACCCATGCCGGTGGATCAGAGATTGTCAGTCCCAGAAGGGTAGCTGATGCTGAAGTACTTAAATGCAGTCTTTCCAAGGGTGTATACGAGAAGGTGTTTGTATGGTTGGTAAGGAGCTTGAACGAGACAATTGAGCCTCCAGAGTCTTTTGATCGCTTTATTGGccttttggatatttttggatttgAGGTCTTCAAGAACAACTCCTTGGAACAGCTCTTTATTAACATTACAAATGAAATGTTGCAAACAAACTTTATCAACATTGTGTTCAAGAGAGAAGCGGCACTGTATGCTGAGGAAGGCATTGCATCTCCATCATTGGAGTATGAGTCCAATGTGGCAATTATTGATCTCTTGTGCTCCAAGAACCGTTCAGTGTTGAGCATATTGGAGGATCAATGTTTAGCTCCAGGTGGTGCTGATTCAAAGATTGTTTCTACGTGCAATTCCAGTTTTTCAGAGCATGCAAAGTACAAGCAGTGTAAGGTTGCTGGTGACTCCAACTTCACCATTGTACACACTATTGGACCAATTCAATATTGCTCTTCTGGTTTCATCCTGAAAAACAAGGATGTGCTTACTGGAGAACTCATTACATTGGTGAATGAATCATCCAATCCAGTGGTTAGTACCCTCTTTGCAAATGTACCCATTGTTTCTGGAAAGCTTGCAAAGGGTATGTTAATTGGATCTCAGTTTATGTCCCAACTAGATTCTCTCATGACTTTGATAAACAGCACAGATTCTCACTTTATCCGTTGCATTACTCCAAATGAGCAAATGAAGCCCTTGACTTGGAATTCTGTAAAGGTCCTCATTCAGCTTCACGCTTTGTCTGTTATTGAGGCTTTGCAGCTTCGCAAGTTGGGATATTCATACCGCAGAGACTTTAAGGATTTTGTTGATCAGTATAGATTCCTGAGTCTTGCTGTTTCAAACGACAAGTCCCTGGACGATAAGACAAAGGCACAAAAGTTGATTGAGACAACTGGACTTGAGAGCAGTGCATACAAGCTTGGAAAGACTAAAATGTTCTTGACACAGAGGGCTGCAAATGATTTGACAAATATGCAAAGAGAGAAGCTCGCTGTTTGGGGACCACTTGTGGATGCATTGGAGGCATTGATGAATAGATGGAAATCTGAGGAAGGACTAAAGGGCACAATGAAGGATATTGTAAGACTGCAAGCACATTTGAGGAAACTTGTAGTAGGAGCCAGGGTCACCCCCAAGGCTCAGGAGGTTTTTACAAGGGCATGA
- a CDS encoding hypothetical protein (encoded by transcript BEWA_028770A) has translation MKIVTLIVASIIALGESKIHKSPPYKNWTTIAKKSFERGKLLYDSIYIALETHEKECRIIHSYINGDEYKDEDQKTDVLEGGSNRSKFPCIKSVSGSDLEPFDIDINPLAIPNHHKRIYLEGSCLDYILNELNTLDLSKCDAKGDSSRSLIALAKTKCHFIRAARAFPTVEQGCVLNPKEAHSIDYPFLSLRDENENDNPCGKDYYGDECEELKREIVGTCTNKNVMSETAFQMYHAELNHIGPFLVHKEKFTDDICFYLQSGEWNRRTEENINRLADSAMSIMEFHKTMETQLDKLKIQQIEQMEKAEE, from the exons ATGAAAATCGTTACACTTATCGTCGCATCAATTATAGCTCTTGGGGAATCAAAGATCCATAAATCTCCCCCTTACAAAAATTGGACAACGATCGCAAAAAAGAGCTTTGAAAGGGGAAAACTCCTCTACGACTCCATCTACATTGCACTTGAAACGCATGAAAAGGAGTGCAGAATCATCCACAGTTATATAAATGGAGACgaatataaagatgaagatcAAAAGACAGATGTTCTCGAAGGGGGTTCCAACAGATCAAAGTTTCCATGTATAAAGTCTGTAAGTGGATCAG ACTTGGAACCATTCGATATCGACATTAATCCATTAGCAATCCCAAATCATCacaagagaatatatctAGAGGGGAGTTGTCTTGACTATATTCTAAACGAGTTAAACACATTGGACCTATCAAAGTGTGATGCAAAGGGCGATTCATCAAGATCTCTTATCGCACTCGCAAAGACAAAATGCCACTTTATACGAGCAGCTAGGGCATTTCCTACTGTAGAACAGGGTTGCGTTTTAAACCCAAAAGAAGCTCATTCTATCGACTACCCATTCCTGAGCTTGAGAGAcgaaaatgaaaatgataatcCATGCGGAAAAGATTACTATGGAGATGAATGTGAAGAGCTCAAGAGAGAAATTGTGGGTACATGCACCAACAAAAATGTCATGTCAGAGACCGCTTTTCAAATGTATCACGCGGAACTAAATCATATAGGTCCGTTTCTTGTCCACAAGGAAAAATTTACAGATGACATTTGCTTTTATCTGCAGTCTGGAGAGTGGAATAGAAGGACTGAAGAAAAT attAATCGACTGGCCGATTCTGCAATGAGCATAATGGAGTTTCACAAGACAATGGAGACTCAGCTGGATAAGCTCAAGATCCAACAGATTGAGCAAATGGAAAAGGCTGAAGAGTAG
- a CDS encoding signal peptide-containing protein (encoded by transcript BEWA_028780A) — protein sequence MRILAALCLVSLLYSCNGGDDFVSKGTSDTTLDLEETTDSLCRAYYTSFYGINTRVYNIKPGTNVQRIVCREYEVWKSKGGTKCVYSVAFLKDKEPQVILVITSDQGNLVHCFFRFQKEDGWLTCCGRFNTKGWNSTSSYAKEIEELRVPTASVSEHSIDVSRERDNEHCKISYYDKYGPSSRFYASKNGHTAKEVKDENNKIWEATKDQACLLCEHHERGENAFLRLHIKRSDYKVIFRCFKLVDYEWKNITEKDFNEIYTLRKRKVLSKNSPVI from the coding sequence atgaggattctaGCAGCACTATGCCTAGTCTCACTTCTTTACTCTTGCAATGGCGGTGACGATTTTGTATCTAAGGGCACTAGTGACACTACCCTTGACCTGGAAGAAACAACAGACTCGTTGTGCAGAGCCTATTATACATCATTCTATGGAATTAATACAAGAGTGTATAATATAAAACCTGGTACAAATGTCCAGAGGATAGTTTGTAGAGAATATGAGGTGTGGAAGAGCAAAGGAGGAACAAAGTGCGTCTACTCTGTTGCATTTCTAAAGGACAAGGAACCACAAGTAATTCTTGTCATAACTTCTGATCAAGGAAATCTTGTTCACTGCTTCTTTAGGTTTCAGAAAGAGGATGGTTGGCTTACTTGCTGCGGGCGGTTTAATACAAAAGGTTGGAATAGTACAAGTAGTTATGCCAAGGAAATTGAAGAGTTACGTGTTCCTACAGCTTCAGTCTCAGAGCATTCGATTGATGTTTCCAGAGAAAGGGATAATGAACACTGCAAGATTAGCTACTATGACAAGTATGGCCCATCGAGTCGCTTCTATGCCTCAAAAAACGGCCATACTGCCAAAGAAGTAAAGGATgagaataataaaatatGGGAAGCCACCAAAGATCAAGCATGTCTACTATGTGAGCATCATGAAAGGGGTGAGAATGCCTTTTTGAGACTACACATTAAACGGAGTGACTACAAGGTGATATTCCGCTGCTTTAAGCTTGTAGATTATGAGTGGAAGAACATTACTGAGaaggattttaatgagATTTATACCTTaaggaaaaggaaagtattatccaaaaattccCCAGTCATTTGA
- a CDS encoding hypothetical protein (encoded by transcript BEWA_028790A) — protein MDTADLLRIIIVIRDYQNRIFEFVNNFRTFCTYFVLVILGIIVTSFEFTSAIRRRVVAFICAMCLLEIIAFRACTEWFFIELSNPLETYKLTVKAIRWTMLCYVLASWIHSFFWYKPPTLVMLREMSELRNMMKNPVIYLQNYTDKYTLDEFVQYCNQDDSEDDSDFEQGQFGVPFVKVTLWETLVHPMSHYDRQNTIF, from the exons ATGGACACGGCAGATTTGCTGAGGATTATCATTGTAATTAGGGACTACCAAAATCGGATATTTG AATTTGTCAACAACTTTAGAACATTCTGCACATACTTTGTCCTTGTTATTTTGGGTATTATCGTCACGTCCTTCGAGTTTACCTCAGCCATTCGGAGACGCGTTGTTGCATTCATTTGCGCAATGTGTCTTTTGGAAATCATAGCCTTTAGAGCATGTACGGAATGGTTCTTTATTGAACTTTCAAACCCGCTGGAAACGTACAAACTGACGGTAAAGGCAATTCGATGG ACAATGCTTTGCTACGTTTTGGCATCTTGGATCCACTCCTTCTTTTGGTACAAGCCTCCAACTCTTGTTATGCTCAGAGAAATGTCAGAACTAAGGAACATGATGAAGAACCCAGTGATTTACCTCCAAAACTACACCG ACAAGTACACACTGGATGAGTTTGTACAATACTGCAACCAGGACGATTCGGAGGATGACAGCGACTTTGAGCAAGGTCAGTTTGGGGTCCCATTCGTCAAGGTCACTTTATGGGAGACACTTGTCCATCCAATGAGCCACTATGACCGACAAAACACAATATTTTAG
- a CDS encoding hypothetical protein (encoded by transcript BEWA_028800A): MFMMKDDCGVLTLNVDIRCGENELSTCQKTPQGPITAKKNDNNAEGFVRYTHESLTSFTLSYNVDGCEELSARYEIPNVTSVSALCWVDELATPLLLEVETTTDTIKVKVEAFQQQLGSVSIIII, from the coding sequence ATGTTTATGATGAAGGATGACTGTGGAGTGTTAACGTTAAATGTGGATATTAGATGTGGAGAGAATGAGCTATCTACTTGCCAAAAGACTCCACAAGGTCCGATTACTGccaagaagaatgataatAACGCTGAAGGATTTGTTAGATATACTCACGAAAGTCTGACATCATTTACTCTCAGTTATAATGTAGATGGATGTGAAGAGCTAAGTGCTAGATATGAGATCCCAAATGTTACTTCAGTATCTGCCCTTTGCTGGGTCGATGAACTTGCTACTCCACTTCTCCTGGAAGTAGAGACTACTACAGATACGATAAAAGTGAAAGTAGAAGCATTCCAGCAACAACTTGGCAGCGTCAGCATCATAATAATATAG
- a CDS encoding hypothetical protein (encoded by transcript BEWA_028810A) produces the protein MPFLWVLFLFIRHSLAESEEPGKSEKNVTLDLLAIDSSFIETFTRKPYGINTRIHVAKDGYRILSVWDGQSLLWTSSNGYCCDHVSVVRFKEKSGFSTAFVARLVAVYASDGKGAKKPLYYEKDGEKWEAVEEEKFYKSFHHEALKTSTLKNLVLNMSGENKSPEFLSSSPDFPFLVYAPNVGYRIKKVTFGTAMRIRNNKLYVMWSRSSKDEHCIYASFYPKKDPKVGYLVIETKNGLQEKFYAKTGTFGGWSTKTKEDYLTRLKQAGFKESGFNNEITTDVFNMNKSNFYIKDLEFQGNFVHFCTPCVGLRLRSIVDDDSVVWKASEETERCTFMNLIARGASAVLFILVEDPVNARKVLYFKKDVGGWSPTDKDGYYYALTEQNGLDPLRRLENQKVIMSSFTNRQGLRLISYTSKVDKPKGNVILVHGVRSHFTSEFCASRTEWNFKHLGFSMFQTPDDIFSRETKQSTNNIVLYREIFEHARLDGMDAFEVTPRYDYRHSFVEFLNGLGYNVYGFDLQSLGLSESISAPRCHVTAFKDYIYDLLQFISIVKRGKFGDPSETWDEDLIYGQIPVDKKTFLMGQSMGGNIVFQAIQKFYRNAKEGTRLVDGLIVTSGMFNVDNYLKEWNKIAHLLLRFHAWRSPEKTNAYEGFLNYGEIFELFTRYHDPFFHTNWLTFKTTVSMFSACDDVKKSENMVNYPRNLPTLFIHTRDDYICGINGPIDILERIASSEYTRLIELSGSLHYITADQPFFIIKPHIKELLDQYT, from the coding sequence ATGCCATTCCTCTGGGTATTATTCCTATTTATAAGGCACAGTTTAGCAGAGTCGGAAGAGCCTGGGAAGAGCGAAAAAAACGTCACTCTTGACCTCCTTGCTATTgattcttcctttataGAAACTTTTACCAGGAAGCCATATGGAATAAACACAAGGATACACGTTGCCAAAGATGGTTACAGGATACTCTCGGTCTGGGATGGACAGAGCCTGCTCTGGACCTCCTCCAATGGCTATTGCTGTGATCACGTTTCAGTCGTTAGATTCAAAGAGAAGAGTGGCTTTTCCACAGCCTTTGTGGCAAGACTAGTAGCCGTCTATGCCAGTGATGGTAAAGGTGCAAAGAAGCCACTctactatgaaaaggatggtgagAAATGGGAAGCtgttgaggaagaaaagttttacaagagTTTTCATCATGAGGCACTGAAGACATCCACATTGAAGAACCTGGTCTTGAACATGAGTGGAGAGAATAAATCACCTGAATTCTTGTCCAGTTCTCCGGACttcccattccttgtcTATGCACCAAATGTGGGTTACCGCATTAAAAAGGTGACTTTTGGGACAGCCATGCGAATAAGAAATAACAAGCTTTATGTGATGTGGTCAAGAAGCTCAAAGGATGAGCATTGCATTTACGCTTccttttatccaaaaaagGATCCAAAAGTTGGTTACCTGGTTATAGAAACCAAGAATGGTTTGCAGGAGAAGTTTTATGCTAAGACGGGTAcctttggaggatggagTACTAAGACAAAGGAAGACTACTTGACTAGGCTGAAACAAGCTGGATTTAAGGAATCAGGGTTTAACAATGAGATTACAACAGATGTTTTCAACATGAACAAGAGCAACTTTTACATCAAGGACCTGGAATTTCAGGGTAATTTTGTGCATTTTTGTACGCCTTGCGTCGGCTTAAGACTACGATCCATTGTTGACGATGACAGTGTCGTATGGAAAGCCTCTGAAGAAACCGAGCGATGCACTTTCATGAACCTAATTGCTAGAGGTGCATCAGCTGttctttttattcttgttGAGGACCCTGTAAATGCTCGTAAGGTTTTATATTTCAAGAAGGACGTAGGTGGTTGGAGTCCCACTGATAAAGATGGCTACTATTATGCTCTTACGGAACAGAATGGTCTAGATCCTTTACGAAGACTTGAGAATCAAAAGGTCATTATGAGCAGCTTTACAAATAGGCAAGGCCTAAGGCTCATCAGTTATACCTCAAAGGTAGACAAACCAAAAGGCAATGTCATTCTTGTCCATGGTGTTCGTTCCCATTTCACCTCAGAGTTCTGCGCATCGAGAACGGAGTGGAACTTCAAACACCTGGGATTCTCCATGTTCCAAACTCCAGATGATATATTCTCACGAGAAACGAAGCAAAGTACCAACAATATCGTATTGTACAGAGAGATTTTTGAACATGCCAGACTAGATGGAATGGATGCCTTTGAGGTGACTCCCAGATATGACTATAGGCATAGCTTTGTAGAATTTCTAAATGGGCTTGGTTACAATGTCTACGGATTTGACCTGCAGTCTTTGGGCCTTTCTGAATCCATCTCAGCACCAAGGTGTCATGTGACTGCTTTCAAGGACTACATTTATGATCTCTTGCAATTCATTAgcattgtaaagagaggtaaatttggagatcCTAGTGAAACATGGGATGAAGATTTAATTTATGGACAGATCCCAGTGGATAAAAAGACCTTTCTCATGGGCCAATCCATGGGCGGAAATATTGTCTTTCAGGCTATTCAGAAGTTTTACAGGAATGCAAAAGAGGGAACAAGACTGGTAGACGGCCTAATTGTCACCTCTGGAATGTTTAATGTGGACAATTATTTAAAAGAGTGGAACAAGATAGCGCATCTCCTTTTACGCTTTCATGCATGGCGGTCACCAGAAAAGACAAATGCATATGAGGGATTTTTGAATTATGGAGAAATATTTGAACTCTTCACTAGGTATCACGATCCATTCTTTCACACGAACTGGCTAACATTCAAGACCACCGTTTCCATGTTTAGTGCATGCGATGATGTGAAGAAGTCCGAGAATATGGTAAACTACCCTAGAAACCTACCAACACTTTTTATTCATACTAGAGACGATTACATTTGTGGAATAAATGGACCAATTGATATACTTGAGCGTATAGCTAGCTCTGAATACACAAGACTTATAGAACTGAGTGGCTCACTTCACTACATCACAGCCGACCAAccattttttatcattaaACCACATATTAAGGAATTGCTAGACCAATACACGTAA